TAGGTTTATCGTAAATATTGTTTTTCCAAATTAAATCCAATCCTGTTGGCGATAGCATACGACGAGTAATCTCTGCTATTCCGTATGGTAGTGTATCTGCTTTCGCATTCATCAAGGAATTCACTCTTCCCTGCCATCTCATATTCTGAAAATTTACAGTACGTATGCTATCAGAAAATATGGCATTACGGACAGAATCTTCTTTGATGAACGCATTCTCTTTTTCCTGCAACGATTTCACAACTCGATCATAGGTCTCGACCGACAAGGCCGGATCACCATAATAGTAATCTAGATTCTTTGTAAAAGATGCAGAGTCTAAACCATATTTGTTGAACAACTCATTATATAGCGGATCCATCACTTTCTTTGCACTATCAATAGGAATCGTAGTCAGGTAACCATCAAGCACATGCACCTCGCCAAGCAGTTCGACCATCGTGTCTTCTTTCAATATTCCACTAGGTAGCCCCTTCTTGCAGGAAGTGCTTATAAAAAACAACAGGATGAAACCAAATATTAATCGTTGCATTTTGTAAATTTGTACAAAAATACGCAAAAGCTTGCACATAGCTTTGTATAAAAATTCGAAGTGAATCCCAAAACATGATGAGCATTACATCCAACATACAGGAGTTGCACAAAGAACTTGATCCAATCGGAGTCAAATTAATTGCAATTTCGAAAACAAAACCCAACGAAGATATATTGGAAGCCTACGAAGCCGGCCAACGTGCCTTTGGTGAAAACCAAGTACAAGAGCTGGTAGCGAAACAAGAGTCCCTTCCTAAAGATATTGAATGGCACCTTGTAGGCCATCTGCAGACGAACAAAGTAAAATATATCGCGTCCTTCATCCATTTGATCCATTCCGTGGATTCTTTAAAGGTGTTGGAGGAGATTAATAAGCATGCCTTAAAGCACGATCGCGTTATCGACTGTCTATTACAGGTTTTTATCGCCGATGAGGACACCAAATTTGGACTAGACCATGCTGAGCTTATTGAATTGCTTCGCAGCGAGGAATTCGGCACTTTAAAAAATATTCGAATTCGAGGATTAATGGGTATTGCGAGCAATACTGAGAATGAACGAATTGTTAAGGAGGAATTCTACGAGCTCAAAATGTTGTTTGATGGCGTAAAAGCGACTTACTTCAGGAAAGATGACGCATTCGACACACTATCGATGGGTATGTCTTCCGATTATACTTTAGCAATCGAGCAGGGTAGCAACATGATTCGCTTGGGAAGTACAATCTTTGGAAAACGCGTGATAAAACATTATAAAAACAAATAAATGGAGCTAAAGATCCGTAGAGCAGAGCGCGCAGACTGCCCAAGGCTTTTAGAACTTATCAAAGAACTCGCTCGCTATGAACGGGCTCCCGATGAAGTAACGGTCAGTATGGAGGAATTCGAAGCGTCTGGATTTGGTGAGAACCCTGTCTGGGGCGCTTTTGTTGGCGAGCTTGATGGAGTAATTGTTGGAATGTCTCTCTATTACATTCGTTATTCCACTTGGAAAGGCCGAAGATTATATCTGGAAGACCTGATTGTAACAGAAGAGGTACGCGGAAAAGGCTTTGGAAAAGTACTATTAGACCATACAATAGCGTATGCTAAAGCAGAAGGATATAGTGGAATGATGTGGCAGGTGCTCGATTGGAACGAACCGGCGATAAACTTCTACAAAAAATATGATACAACATTAGATGGGGAATGGATAAATGTTTCAATTGATTTTAAAAAACAGTAAACAAACAACGCTAGCATTAGCATTATTGGCATCGAGCATCGCAGCTTGCCAAAGCAACAAGGTCGAAAACACACGAATAAATCATAAGGGAAACAGCACTATCTCCCGTACCGACACACTAACTTATCAAAAACTAGAGGTAAAAAAAATAAGCCAATATTTTTCTGAAAACGAGGGCACTATCGATACAACCTTCGTCCGGGTGACCTATCCTCGATTTGAGGACAGTACAATGAACGAGCTAGTGACAGAGACGATTCTGCTGGAAGGTGAAGAGTCGATAGATCAATATGCGAATAACTTTATTGAAGGTTATGGGAATTTTATTGAGGAGAATGAGATCAGCTATAACCTATCCTGGTCGAAGATTACCGACGTGGATATCTTGTTGAATACACCGCAGCTATTGACCTTAAAAAACATGACTTACGAGTTCTCTGGAGGCGCTCATGGCAACACTTTTGAACTAATTAACGTATATGATATAGAAAATTATCAAAAACTGGCATTAAATACGTTTATTTCCGAAAATAAGATGAAAGAATTTACTAAAATTGCAGAGAAATTCTTTCGCGAAGAAGAAGGTTTATCCGATACTGCAAGTTTAGACAAGGCATATTTCTTCGAAAATGGAAAATTTTCCCTCGCTGCTAATTACGGCATAAATAAAGAGGGACTCTTCTTTCATTACAATCAATACGAAATTAAGCCCTATGCTGCCGGAACGACAACTATAGTTGTTCCATTTGACGCCATACAGGATGTATTAACCGAAACAGGAAAGAACTATATAAAGCAGGTAAAAGAGTATAATCATTCAACACAATAGCATAAATGCAAGTTTTTAAATTTGGAGGTGCCTCTGTAAAGAGTTCAGAAAATATCAAAAATGTAGTCTCCATTATCGAGAAATACAAAAACTCCGAACTACTAGTCGTTGTCTCGGCGATAGGAAAAACGACGGACAAGCTAGCCAGAATAACGGATAGCTATGTAAAGCGAAGCCCTGACGCCTTTACGCTCCTAGAGGAACTTAAAAATGAGCATTTCCAAATCTTAAACGAGCTTTTCGAAAACAAGTCCTTCCCTATTTTCGACGACATTGCTAACACCTTCGTTGAAATTGAATGGATATTGGAAGATGAGCCGCAAGACGATTATGATTATTTATTTGATCAAATCGTGTCTATCGGCGAGCTTTTATCGACGAAAATCATTGCCGGATACGGGCAATACATGGGCCTCCCTATCAAATGGGTCGACGCGAGAGACTATATCCTTACCGATAACACCTACCGCGAAGCGAATGTTGATTGGGTAAAAACTGAAGAAAAAATTCGTAAAGAAATCCCTTCTATCCTTGATGAGCATATCATCGTTACGCAAGGCTATATTGGCTCTACCTCAGAAAACTTCACAACGACGTTAGGGCGTGAAGGCTCCGATTATTCTGCCGCAATCTTTGCAGCGAGCTTGAACGCGGAAAACATCACGATCTGGAAAGATGTGCAGGGTGTATTGAATGCTGACCCAAAATGGTTCGATCAAACCGAGCTTATTCCAGAACTATCCTATACCGACGCGATTGAATTGACGTATTATGGCGCAACTGTTATTCACCCGAAGACAATCAAGCCATTGCAGAACAAGAAAATCACGTTAAATGTGCGTTCATTTTTGAACCCTGAGGCTCCAGGAACCCAGATTAAAACAACGAATCAGACACTACCGGTACCTTCTTTTATTTTCAAGGTCAACCAGGTTTTCATCAACATCCAACCTCGAGATTTTTCTTTTATCGTAGAGGACAATTTAAGTTCCATCTTCAATGAATTCCACAAAAACCGCATCAAAATAAACATGATGCACAACTCCGCTATTAGCTTTAGCGTCAGTGTGGATGATACGGGAGAAAACGTATGGAACTTACTTGATCAATTAGAAAAACGATACAAGGTTTCCGTGGCTACAGGATTGGAATTGATTACGATTCGCTACTACAATCAAGAAACTATCAACCGTGTTTTGGTAAATAAGGAAATTATTCGCGAACTTAAGGATAGTTATACCTGCCAAATGCTGGTGAAGAACAAAGATGAATAAAGCAATTTTAGACAAAGAGGTTCAACATTTTATTAAAGCAAACCGCGAAAAATCGCCTACAGAAATTGCTTTAAAGAAGAGCCCTTTCTCTACCGTTTCTTCTGCAGAACTTGCCTCCCAAATTGATGGATGGCAACGAAGCGTCCGCAAACTCCCTACCTGGGCGTTCAGCGATGGTATCTACTATCCCGACAAGCTCAATCTTGAACAATGCTCTTCCGAGCATACCGCTCTTATCAAGCAGACTCTTATTAAGAAAGGCGCACGCGTTATTGATTTGACTGGAGGATTTAGCGTAGATAGTTGTTATTTGGCACAGGAAGCATCTGAAGTTATACATTGCGAACTCAATGCCAACCTTTCCGAGATTGTAGACTATAACGCAAAGATCCTTCGCGTACATAATCTACAATGTGTAGTTACCGACGGTATCAAGTACTTGCAAGAAAGCGAGGATGACGCATTTGATTATATCTATGTCGACCCATCTAGGCGAGTGAATCAGGGCAAGGTCTTTCTGTTGGAGGATTGCGAGCCAAATATCGTGGCGCATCAAGACTTATATTTCCAAAAAGCACGTATAGTTATTGCCAAGCTCGCTCCGCTCCTCGATATATCAACAGCATTGAGCAGCTTGAAACATGTAAAATATGTATATGTGATCAGCTTAGATAACGACTGCAAGGAATTGCTCTTTATTCAAGAACGCGGGTATACTGGTGAAACGACAATCAAGGCTATCCGTCTCTTTCACGACCAATTACAAGATTTTGAATTTACCTATGCGGATGAAAGAGGAACGATCAGTCGCTTTTCAATGCCTCAACATTACCTCTATGATCCCGATGTCGCCATCAGTAAAGCCGGTGCATTCAAAATTGTAGGTAAGTCTTTTGGATTGGGCAAACTTCATCAGCATGCCCACCTGTATACATCCGACAACTTTATCCCAGAGTTCCCCGGACGCATCTTCGAAATCATCGAAGTAATCCCTTACGGCAACTTTAAAAAGAACAACCCATATCCCCAAGCCAATGTCGCGACCCGCAACTTCCCGGATAAGGTAGAACTGATACGGAAGAAGCTTAAAATCAAAGACGGGGGACAGAATTATTTATTCTTTACGACGGATATCAACAATAATTACATTGCCATAGCCTGCCGGCGTCTGCGATAAAATCCTACAATTCTATTACAATACCACATCAAATTTGCTCTTATCTTTGAAGTTATGGAGCAGATAAAATATTCTCTTTTAGAATTAGCCAATGTGGGCAAGAATAAGACGATTGCACAATCAATTGAACGTGCTAAAATCGGTGCGGAAACCATCGATAAACTAGGCTATACGCGTATTTGGCTTGCCGAGCATCATAATATGGAATATGTTGCAAGCTCTGCCACTTCCGTATTGATCGGTCATATTGCTGCCCATACGCAGAATATCCGTGTTGGATCCGGTGGAGTTATGCTCCCCAATCATTCGCCATTAGTGATTGCGGAACAATTCGGTACGCTAGAAAGCATCTACCCGGGACGCATTGACTTAGGATTAGGACGAGCACCTGGCACTGACCAAGGGACTGCTATGGCATTACGAAGAAACAACATCAATACACAGTTTTATTTCCGCGACGATGTGCAAGCTTTACAACAGTATTTCAGTGATACAAATGCAACTGCAAAAGTCCGCGCATTCCCAGGCGAAGGTCTCGACGTACCTATCTGGATTTTAGGATCCAGTACAGACAGCGCTTACCTCGCTGCTGAATTAGGACTACCTTATGCATTTGCGGCGCATTTCGCACCTGCCATGTTAGAACAGGCAGCCATGATATATCGTATGCATTTCAAGCCCTCTGAGCAATTACAGGAACCTTATTTTATGGTATGTGTCAATGTCGTTGCCGCTGATAGCCAAGAAGAGGCAGAATTACTAGCAAACAGTGTCTATAATATGTTCGCCGGCATCATCACCAATCATCGAATGCCACTTTCGCCACCAACCGAGAAACCCATATATCATGGCATTCCGGAAATTGAACAGGCTGTTGCAGGCATGACGAAATGCACTTTTATTGGAACTAAAGACAAGATTGCAAAAGAATTAAAAAGCTTCGCTACTGAGTTGCACGCTAAAGAAATCATGATTACCAATAACATCTTTGACGATGCTAAACGACTTCATGCATTCGAGCTAATTGCGGATGCTTTTAAAGAAATGAATTAGCATTCCTATACCGAAAAAGATAATTAGGATAAGTCGGGTTTCCAGATAACGCGATTTATTTATTATTATCCTATAACAATATATTTAACCGAGATATTAAAAATGTAAAACACAAAGAAGTGATGACTTCAACTTTTCTTTTACATTTTCTTTATTTTAGTTAATAACAAAGAGAGATAAGAAACAAATAAAACAATATTTGTTATAACATCTTTCTAAATAATTGAACCAATTACTGCTATTTAATCAAGGATAAATCTTTTTTATTACCATTTTAGTAAAGATTACTCAAAACAGAAAACAAAGTGTTTCTTATTTAATGGGAAAATTTATATTTTTAAAACAGCATCTATCCGCTAATTGTTATGAATAGCGAACGTTTGAGTATTATTTATCAAAAAATTACAGGACGAAACCTATGATTTGGAATTCATCGAGCTTAAACTCAGAACTTTTAAATTTACCTAACGAGCTTAAATCGTTTGTCAAATCTGTAAATCAGCTTCCGACCACCTCTCCTAGTGATTTCCATATCGCTATAGTTGGGGCAGGACCAAAAGGTTTCTATGCTTTAGATACATTCCAAGATCTAGCCAATAAAAGACTAGGTCAATCAACACACGGAAATCAAAAGATTCATATACACTGGTTTAATAATGATTATCATTTCGGAACTGGACCTAACTTCCATACCGATCTCCCTGAATATTTCCTGGTAAATAGGTATATCGCTGATATTACCTGCTGGGAAGAAGTTGTGAAGAGCGACATTCCACATCAGCTCTCCTTGATGCAATGGCTGAAAAAGCATTCCATATCAGGTAAAGAACCCGCATGGAATCACCTATGCACACGCGAATTATTGGGATATTATTTCATCGATGCTGTTCTAAGCATTATGAAAGAAGAAAACCCCATGCTTGAGATACACCTAGTAAAAGAACGTATTTGTGATCTTGATATCGGAGATGACAAATCAGTACTAACTTGCGCAAAAGGAAAGATACCCTTTCACTATGACTCCGTCATCTTGGCGACTGGGCACTCCTACGAAAGCACAAGCTTCTCGCATCTGAAACAGGACGCCAATGCATCTTACACGATTATTGACGAGGTATATCCGATTGAGCGACTAAGCGAGATTCCTGCGCGTGAAGACGTAGCAATTTATGGAACAGGCTTAACTTTTTTAGACGCTATGCTAGAATTGACTGAGGGCCGTGGAGGGATATTCTATAAAAAGGATGACGAATACCATTATCTCAGTTCGGGACATGAACCTATCATGTATCCGTTTTCTCGTCGGAACCTACCGAATATGCCAGTCAACGCTTATTCCAATTCCCATAAGCGGACGCTCGCATTTATGACGGACGAGTGGTTGGAAAACTTGCTTGCTCAGAACAGAAAGATTGACTTCATCAACGAGATTATTCCAATTCTAGATCTTGAAGTTAAATTCGCCTTCTATCCTCTTATTCCTGAATTCAAAGGGCTTGACAATGAAAGTATTCTAGCTTTTCTGCATGATGATAGTCAAGAGAAAATGTTTAGTCTTTTTGCTTTGGTCAATCCCATGTCCTACTCTAAGTTACCATCGGATACCAATTACCAAGAATTCATCTTAGATCTGAGCAATTACTGTCTGCAGATGACTGAATTTGGAGAATTCCACAGTCCTATGGCAGCAGCGACAGCCGCGTTAAGAGAAGCTTTTGAGCAAATTGTAAAAATAAATAATCAGGTAGGTTTTACCGCCAACTCACAAAAAGCGTTTGAAGACAGATGGTTTCCAAACATAAATCATCTAGCGTATGGCCCTCCACGTGAGGTGTCTGAAAAATTCTTCTGTTTGATGCGCGAAGGATTCGTCAAATTTATTTTTTCAGAAACTGCATCGGTTACACAAGCTGGTAATAAAATTCGATTGAAGAATAAATACATGGAAAAAGATTTTCAGTATTTGTTGAATGCGCGGATTCAAAAAGGCAATCTGCGGACAAAAAATCATCCCTTATATGATCGGATGCTGAGTAAAGGTATTATCAAGGAATGGATGAACGACCAGTTGTCAACAGGCAAGATTGCAATCGATAAAAATGGGAAACCGGTCGGACTGGATGAAAACCATAAAATCTATCTTTACGGAATACCAACTGAAGGTCAAGTTATTAGCAACGACACAATTTTAAGATCGCGAAACAACTTCGCTAAACCATGGGCAGACGACACGTTTGCAACTTTTGAAAAAAAATGTGCAGAACTAAAAGAACGAATGCTATAAATCGGTCATAATATTATCCTATACTACACTTAACACAATCTTAATACACTATTAATATTAACATCAAAGAGCCGCCTTATATTCGTATTAATAAAAATTAAAAGAAATGATTAAAGACGAAGTATTATTAGCAGAGATCAATACGATCCTAGTAGAATTTATGTATGATGGTGATGATTTTAATTCAGAAGAGGATTAAGATCCCACCTCATACCTACTTACCTCCCATCCACTAACCTACTATTTCCCCCAATAAACTTTCTAAAACTTAAAGCAAACATAAATGATATCTATCCTTTACTGCTTTGTGCCCTCGCCATCAGTCCAGTATCGTCCCTAACGAAAATTATATAATAATGATATATTTGCTAGGCTAACCATTAGAATTGAAGAGCAGCAGCAGATGAATACTGAAGAGATCAAATCCATTTTAAGAGATCTATTTGTACAAATCCCATCGGGGACAATACAAATGAGAGACGATAGAACAAAAATGAAATGGGATGCAAATATCGAATCTTTTTCACTTGCAAAATTCCCTGTCACCCAGCGCTTATATACGTTGTTATTAAACCATAACCCCAGCTCTTTCATCGGAATCAACAAACCGGTGGAAACGATAAGCTGGATTGATGCTGTTAATTTTTGCAATACACTTTCCAACCTTTTTCAACTTACCCCTTACTATAGCGTCGGCAAACTTGAAAACGAGCATGTTTCGATGAACATTGAGGCGGATGGGTTTAGACTACCGACTGAAGCAGAATGGGAATACTCCTGTAAAGCGGGGTTATTGAAATGTGTCAATGATTTGGACGCTATCGCTTGGTATAAAGAAAATTCGAATCGAACAACGCACGATGTCGGACTAAAATTGCCGAATGAATGGGGACTATACGATATGTTGGGAAATGTTTGGGAGTGGTGCTCTGATTTATACGATACGGAAATTTATGGCTCCTACCGCATTTTTCGAGGCGGAGGCTGGTGCGATGAAGCGCGAAGCGTTATGCCGACCACGAGGCGGCGAAGTCACCCGTTAAAATTTCAAATCGATGATTTAGGTTTTAGGATAGCGATCAATCAAAATATAGAAAGAATTTTTCATGAAAGCGGAACTGTTAGATTTTAAGATAGAATCGAACAATGAAATTTCTGCCCAGTTTTTAAAAAGGGAGATATTTTCTTTTCGAGATGCTGCAAAATTCATACAAAATTTGGATTATGGGCGAAATGCGGATAAAACCGACCTTAAAACAATTTTTACAGAAAATAGAGGAACCTGCAGCAGCAAACATGCCCTCCTGAAAACTTTAGCAGTCGAAAATGGTTTCTATGGTATACAGCTGACTATAGGAATATTCAGAATGAATGCTACAAATACACCGAAAATTAAGGATCGATTATTAAAATATGATATCGATTTTATTCCCGAAGCACATACCTACCTCAAATACAGGGGACAGTATTTTGATTTTACGAGAACAGGATCTTCCGCAAAAGACTTTATAGACGACCTTCTTTTTGAGGTGGAAATTGAGCCAAACGAGATTGGTGAAGAAAAAATAAGAATTCACCAAACCTACTTGAATAATTGGGTCAAGGACAATTCCGACTTAAAATATTCAGCAAAAGAAATATGGGCCATTAGAGAAGAATGTATTGAGGATCTATCCAATTAATTCGTAATTTCTAACAACTATGCAAAAACTATCGACACTAGTTTCATTCGCTATAATATTAGCTTTCACACAATGCAACTCCACGAGTAATTCCACAATAAACGGTTCTGACTCATACTCAGACTCCACCGCGCAACCTATTGATTCCCTCTCATCAATGGAAAACCCAAGTACGAACGTAGAAAACCAGCTCGACAGCCTTGTTGACGGCCATATTCTATTACCAGCAAGCTATCGCATATGGAAACCATCGGAAGCCATCAGCAGGATAATCGATAGCACCTGGCTAGCACTTTATAAAAATGGAGATCAATACTTTATCGGCAAGATTAACTATCAGATCGAACATGCAGCAGAAGAACCCTGCTCTGGCCTGCCAACTGAAACCATCGTACCAGAACACCAAACATATGCTTTCTTCAATCTGCGAGAAATGAAAGCTGGAGCGATCGATAGCATCTCGATCGAAAAACCCGTTTTGAATCCGAATGAAAGTTCCTGCTTTTCTTTCAATGGTAAAAAGTATAGCATTAAAGCCTCAGGTCGAGCTTTTGATGATCGCGATAAGAATGGCGTCGGCGTCTATAAGCTTGAGCTGTTTGAAGACGATCGATTTGCTCGCGTAATCCTCCAACAAGATCAGTATAACGATACACATACGGAAATACAGCTAATCGGAGACTTCGATAAGGATGGAAAACCAGACTTTTTATTTTCGAGCCCGCGGGACTATGAAGAAGAGCGCGTAATCATCAATCTTTCCAATTCGCCCTATGCCTTTGAAGGAAACAGGCAATTCGATTGCTAATTATCATCCGTTCAATAAACTATGTTGACTTGCGGTAAAGATATTTCGAAAAACAATGTTAATCTCATGCTCTGCTTGCGAAGCACCAATACCCAATAGCGGAAACAAGTCGACTACTTGCAATCGCATATCTTTAACAAATTCGCGGGAGAAGTTTGCTAACTCCTGATAAGGATCGTTATTGCTATCGAAATCACTCACGAGGATATTCGACCAGATTGTATTCGCCAGCTCAAAAACGTGTTCTCTCCGCGCAAGAAAATCAGTCTGAATGGCATCTAGCATTCTGAATCTATCCTTGCTATATTGACTTGCCCAATTCGGATCTTTTGACTTTTCGAAAAAATACTTCTCCACTAAATCTAAAAATCGACGAAACATACCGACGTAATTGACTAATAAGGTAATCTCGGCGAATGGCATGAACGGGATGTCAAACAAAGGCGAATCCGATTTCTTTGCCGCGGGATCCAGCAAGAACGCATGATCCTTAGCAACCTTAATATTTTGCATCGAGAAACTATGGCTCGCTGTGCATTCCAATCCAAATGAGGTCCAATCATAATGGATCAGCACCTGATCTCGTGGCACGAAAAAGGAAGAAACCGCTTGCTCTCCATCCTCATTAAGCACCGGCACACCATGATCCAATAACTTCGCATTCAATGTAAAATGTGTTAAATGCGGAGAACCCGTTGCATATTGCCATTCACCCGTTAAGACATAATGCTCTCCATCCCAATTGGCAGTACCTGCAGCGCGGCCACTCCCACCCCAACAAACCTTAGGCTTACTGAAAATATCCTTCGCTAAGACAGGCTCCAAGAAGCCGGCAAACATATTCGCGCCAGAGCAAAGCGTGATTGTCCAAGCATACCCTCCGTCTACATAAGCCAACTCTTCCAATAACTTCAAACCGTCAACCAGACCAGCCTCTAATCCTCCATATACCTTCGGAACCCACAAGTTGAACCATCGATTTTCATAGGCAAGATTTAAAGTAGCAGGTACTAATGATTTTGCCTTTATGGCCTCAGCCTGCCACTCTTTAATGATTAAGATTTGTTCTGGATTAAGCATGATAAAGTTTTTCTTGATTTCGCATAATAGACTGCCACTTCAGGTAGCCGAAGATAGCAACAATAAATAAAAAGGAGGTCAGTGCCGCAAATAGATATAAATCTTTATGAATGAGCAATGGGATAGCAAAAGCGTTGCTGATGTTCAACAATATCCAGTTCTCTATCTTTCGTTTCGCTAAGAGCCACATTCCGGCCCACGCAGTTGAGGATACCCAGGCATCCCAAATGGGAACATCGGAGTTGGTAAAATGATTCAATACCGAGTAAAGAATAATAAAACCGATAAACACGATACCTAAAACAATCCCCCAATCTTGCTTATCGCAGCGCGTGATAGGCTGCTCTCGCGCCTCCTTATTCGTCACCCAATAC
The DNA window shown above is from Sphingobacterium hotanense and carries:
- a CDS encoding DUF4296 domain-containing protein; translated protein: MQRLIFGFILLFFISTSCKKGLPSGILKEDTMVELLGEVHVLDGYLTTIPIDSAKKVMDPLYNELFNKYGLDSASFTKNLDYYYGDPALSVETYDRVVKSLQEKENAFIKEDSVRNAIFSDSIRTVNFQNMRWQGRVNSLMNAKADTLPYGIAEITRRMLSPTGLDLIWKNNIYDKPTQVPGAAVQPQTLTEEQLPTVTDSVQPQEAQPQEAEPQEAQPQELKPVGNGRPTDVRRPLRTPDGTQLKPVKPRRPLQTAN
- a CDS encoding YggS family pyridoxal phosphate-dependent enzyme — protein: MSITSNIQELHKELDPIGVKLIAISKTKPNEDILEAYEAGQRAFGENQVQELVAKQESLPKDIEWHLVGHLQTNKVKYIASFIHLIHSVDSLKVLEEINKHALKHDRVIDCLLQVFIADEDTKFGLDHAELIELLRSEEFGTLKNIRIRGLMGIASNTENERIVKEEFYELKMLFDGVKATYFRKDDAFDTLSMGMSSDYTLAIEQGSNMIRLGSTIFGKRVIKHYKNK
- a CDS encoding GNAT family N-acetyltransferase, with product MELKIRRAERADCPRLLELIKELARYERAPDEVTVSMEEFEASGFGENPVWGAFVGELDGVIVGMSLYYIRYSTWKGRRLYLEDLIVTEEVRGKGFGKVLLDHTIAYAKAEGYSGMMWQVLDWNEPAINFYKKYDTTLDGEWINVSIDFKKQ
- a CDS encoding DUF3298 and DUF4163 domain-containing protein, translated to MFQLILKNSKQTTLALALLASSIAACQSNKVENTRINHKGNSTISRTDTLTYQKLEVKKISQYFSENEGTIDTTFVRVTYPRFEDSTMNELVTETILLEGEESIDQYANNFIEGYGNFIEENEISYNLSWSKITDVDILLNTPQLLTLKNMTYEFSGGAHGNTFELINVYDIENYQKLALNTFISENKMKEFTKIAEKFFREEEGLSDTASLDKAYFFENGKFSLAANYGINKEGLFFHYNQYEIKPYAAGTTTIVVPFDAIQDVLTETGKNYIKQVKEYNHSTQ
- a CDS encoding aspartate kinase, encoding MQVFKFGGASVKSSENIKNVVSIIEKYKNSELLVVVSAIGKTTDKLARITDSYVKRSPDAFTLLEELKNEHFQILNELFENKSFPIFDDIANTFVEIEWILEDEPQDDYDYLFDQIVSIGELLSTKIIAGYGQYMGLPIKWVDARDYILTDNTYREANVDWVKTEEKIRKEIPSILDEHIIVTQGYIGSTSENFTTTLGREGSDYSAAIFAASLNAENITIWKDVQGVLNADPKWFDQTELIPELSYTDAIELTYYGATVIHPKTIKPLQNKKITLNVRSFLNPEAPGTQIKTTNQTLPVPSFIFKVNQVFINIQPRDFSFIVEDNLSSIFNEFHKNRIKINMMHNSAISFSVSVDDTGENVWNLLDQLEKRYKVSVATGLELITIRYYNQETINRVLVNKEIIRELKDSYTCQMLVKNKDE
- a CDS encoding class I SAM-dependent methyltransferase — protein: MNKAILDKEVQHFIKANREKSPTEIALKKSPFSTVSSAELASQIDGWQRSVRKLPTWAFSDGIYYPDKLNLEQCSSEHTALIKQTLIKKGARVIDLTGGFSVDSCYLAQEASEVIHCELNANLSEIVDYNAKILRVHNLQCVVTDGIKYLQESEDDAFDYIYVDPSRRVNQGKVFLLEDCEPNIVAHQDLYFQKARIVIAKLAPLLDISTALSSLKHVKYVYVISLDNDCKELLFIQERGYTGETTIKAIRLFHDQLQDFEFTYADERGTISRFSMPQHYLYDPDVAISKAGAFKIVGKSFGLGKLHQHAHLYTSDNFIPEFPGRIFEIIEVIPYGNFKKNNPYPQANVATRNFPDKVELIRKKLKIKDGGQNYLFFTTDINNNYIAIACRRLR
- a CDS encoding LLM class flavin-dependent oxidoreductase, which gives rise to MEQIKYSLLELANVGKNKTIAQSIERAKIGAETIDKLGYTRIWLAEHHNMEYVASSATSVLIGHIAAHTQNIRVGSGGVMLPNHSPLVIAEQFGTLESIYPGRIDLGLGRAPGTDQGTAMALRRNNINTQFYFRDDVQALQQYFSDTNATAKVRAFPGEGLDVPIWILGSSTDSAYLAAELGLPYAFAAHFAPAMLEQAAMIYRMHFKPSEQLQEPYFMVCVNVVAADSQEEAELLANSVYNMFAGIITNHRMPLSPPTEKPIYHGIPEIEQAVAGMTKCTFIGTKDKIAKELKSFATELHAKEIMITNNIFDDAKRLHAFELIADAFKEMN
- a CDS encoding FAD/NAD(P)-binding protein, with amino-acid sequence MIWNSSSLNSELLNLPNELKSFVKSVNQLPTTSPSDFHIAIVGAGPKGFYALDTFQDLANKRLGQSTHGNQKIHIHWFNNDYHFGTGPNFHTDLPEYFLVNRYIADITCWEEVVKSDIPHQLSLMQWLKKHSISGKEPAWNHLCTRELLGYYFIDAVLSIMKEENPMLEIHLVKERICDLDIGDDKSVLTCAKGKIPFHYDSVILATGHSYESTSFSHLKQDANASYTIIDEVYPIERLSEIPAREDVAIYGTGLTFLDAMLELTEGRGGIFYKKDDEYHYLSSGHEPIMYPFSRRNLPNMPVNAYSNSHKRTLAFMTDEWLENLLAQNRKIDFINEIIPILDLEVKFAFYPLIPEFKGLDNESILAFLHDDSQEKMFSLFALVNPMSYSKLPSDTNYQEFILDLSNYCLQMTEFGEFHSPMAAATAALREAFEQIVKINNQVGFTANSQKAFEDRWFPNINHLAYGPPREVSEKFFCLMREGFVKFIFSETASVTQAGNKIRLKNKYMEKDFQYLLNARIQKGNLRTKNHPLYDRMLSKGIIKEWMNDQLSTGKIAIDKNGKPVGLDENHKIYLYGIPTEGQVISNDTILRSRNNFAKPWADDTFATFEKKCAELKERML
- a CDS encoding formylglycine-generating enzyme family protein, coding for MNTEEIKSILRDLFVQIPSGTIQMRDDRTKMKWDANIESFSLAKFPVTQRLYTLLLNHNPSSFIGINKPVETISWIDAVNFCNTLSNLFQLTPYYSVGKLENEHVSMNIEADGFRLPTEAEWEYSCKAGLLKCVNDLDAIAWYKENSNRTTHDVGLKLPNEWGLYDMLGNVWEWCSDLYDTEIYGSYRIFRGGGWCDEARSVMPTTRRRSHPLKFQIDDLGFRIAINQNIERIFHESGTVRF